A window of the Labeo rohita strain BAU-BD-2019 chromosome 1, IGBB_LRoh.1.0, whole genome shotgun sequence genome harbors these coding sequences:
- the eif5b gene encoding LOW QUALITY PROTEIN: eukaryotic translation initiation factor 5B (The sequence of the model RefSeq protein was modified relative to this genomic sequence to represent the inferred CDS: inserted 1 base in 1 codon), whose protein sequence is MGKKQKNKGDDGAKDDVDIDALAAEIEGAGAGKEQSKSKSKKKKGKKDDFDEDDIQKELEALSLENQGGKITEAEKKSDSVADPEPEPTLSKADKKKAKKGKKANLDDEEGDEDQGQNNMENNNRTKDTKTVAAPAPAGPASDSEDEGSRSRQKPKAKKKGGRKGASDSEDDEDGGAKKGGGEGDNDESDDDSQAARKKKKGKGKAKPDSEEDEGEESAFKVKTAAQKKAEKKERDRKKKEEEKAKLRAKKEKEEEALKKEAGKTATAPSTESKKIEAAASVEQDGADVQGEEEAEGDKKKKDKKKKKGEKEEKEKDKKKGPSKATVKAMQEALAKMKEEEERAKREEEERLKRLEELEAQRLEQERLEAERKEKKKQKEKERKERLKKEGKLLTKAQKEARARAEATLRALQAQGVEVPSKDAMPKKKPVYSDKRKRSQQHXTPEETSEVASPTSETPQPITTEMEVDKPVAEQVKEPKAEAADLDDWEAMASDEEKEMKKVHIEVKETTPAAQKPAEDQENGSEEEEDDEEEEDEDEDEEEEEEEEESEDEEDNKDTSNKITTNKAVKEPSSESSSESDSDDDRSKEERLYDRAKKRIEKRRQENIKNINLDKLRAPVVCVLGHVDTGKTKILDKLRHTHVQDGEAGGITQQIGATNVPLETILEQTKMVKNFDKESVKVPGMLIIDTPGHESFSNLRNRGSSLCDIAILVVDIMHGLEPQTIESINLLKEKKCPFIVALNKIDRLYDWKKSPDTDVVATLKKQKKNTKDEFDERAKAVIVEFAQQGLNAALFYENKDPRTFLSLVPTSAHSGDGMGNLIALLVDLTQTMLARRLAHCDELRAQVMEVKALPGMGTTIDVILINGVLREGETIIVPGVDGPIVTQIRGLLLPPPLKELRVKNQYEKHKEVSTAQGVKILGKDLEKTLAGLPLLVAHKEDEIPVLRDELIRELKQTLNAIKLEEKGVYVQASTLGSLEALLEFLRTSKVPYAGINIGPVHKKDVMKASTMLEHDPQYAVILAFDVKIERDSQELADSLGVRIFSAEIIYHLFDAFTKYREDYKKQKQDEFKHIAVFPCKLRILPQFIFNSRDPIVMGVTVEAGVLKTGTPVCVPSKGFVDIGIVTGIEINHKSVDSAKKGQEICVKIEPIPGESPKMYGRHFEAVDLIVSKITRQSIDALKNWFRDEMQKSDWQLIMELKKTFEII, encoded by the exons ATgggaaagaaacagaaaaataaggGAGATGACGG TGCCAAAGACGACGTCGACATTGACGCACTTGCGGCTGAAATTGAAGGAGCTGGAGCAGGCAAGGAGCAGAGCAAGTCAAAGagcaagaaaaagaaaggaaagaaagatgACTTTGA TGAGGATGACATACAGAAAGAACTGGAGGCGCTGTCATTAGAGAACCAAGGAGGAAAAATTACAGAAGCAGAAAAG AAATCCGATTCAGTAGCGGACCCTGAACCTGAGCCCACTCTGAGTAAAGCAGACAAGAAGAAGGCCAAGAAGGGCAAAAAGGCAAATCTGGATGATGAAGAAGGTGATGAAGATCAGGGTCAGAACAACATGGAGAACAACAACAGGACGAAAGACACAAAGACGGTGGCGGCTCCCGCTCCTGCTGGGCCTGCTTCAGACTCTGAGGACGAGGGCTCGCGATCACGGCAGAAACCTAAGGCTAAAAAGAAAGGAGGCCGAAAGGGTGCGTCTGACTCAGAGGACGATGAAGATGGTGGTGCGAAGAAGGGTGGCGGAGAGGGTGACAATGATGAATCGGACGATGATTCTCAAGCCGCACGCAAAAAGAAGAAAGGTAAAGGCAAAGCCAAACCAGACAGCGAGGAAGACGAAGGGGAAGAATCAGCCTTCAAGGTGAAGACAGCTGCGCAGAAGAAAGCGGAGAAAAAAGAGAGGGATAGGAAGAAGAAAGAGGAGGAGAAAGCCAAGCTGAGGGctaagaaagagaaagaagaggAGGCCTTAAAGAAGGAGGCAGGGAAAACTGCTACCGCACCTTCAACAGAGAGCAAGAAAATAGAGGCAGCAGCTTCAGTGGAGCAGGATGGAGCTGATGTCCAGGGAGAAG AAGAGGCTGAGggtgacaaaaagaaaaaggacaagaagaagaagaagggcGAGAAGGAGGAGAAAGAGAAGGACAAGAAAAAGGGTCCCAGCAAAGCAACGGTGAAAGCAATGCAAGAGGCCTTGGCCAAaatgaaggaggaggaggaacgAGCCAAAAGAGAAGAGGAGGAGAGACTGAAACGGCTGGAGGAGCTGGAGGCTCAGAGACTGGAGCAG GAGCGTCTAGAGGCCGAGagaaaagagaagaagaaacaaaaggaaaaggagAGAAAAGAAAGGCTGAAGAAGGAGGGGAAGCTCCTTACCAAGGCCCAGAAAGAGGCTCGAGCCAGAGCTGAAGCAACGCTGCGAGCTCTGCAGGCTCAGG GTGTTGAAGTGCCATCCAAAGATGCAATGCCAAAGAAGAAGCCTGTTTACTCTGACAAGAGAAAAAGAAGCCAACAGC AAACTCCTGAAG AAACTTCAGAAGTGGCATCACCCACATCAGAGACACCtcagccaatcacaacagaGATGGAAGTGGACAAACCTGTAGCGGAGCAAG TCAAGGAGCCGAAAGCTGAGGCTGCTGATCTGGACGATTGGGAGGCCATGGCCAGCGATGAGGAGAAAG AGATGAAGAAGGTTCACATCGAGGTGAAGGAAACTACTCCGGCAGCACAGAAACCTGCTGAAGACCAAGAGAATGGCAGTGAGGAAGAAGAGgatgatgaggaggaggaggatgaagatgaagatgaggaggaggaggaagaggaggaggagagtgAGGATGAGGAGGACAACAAAGACACCAGCAACAAAATAACCACTAATAAAGCAGTAAAAGAGCCAAGCTCTGAGTCAAGCAGCGAGAGCGATTCGGACGATGATCGAAGCAAAGAGGAGAGACTTTATGACCGGGCTAAGAAACGCATAGAG AAACGAAGGCAGGAAAACATAAAGAACATTAATCTGGACAAGCTCCGAGCTCCTGTGGTTTGTGTACTGGGTCATGTGGACACAGGAAAAACCAAAATCCTGGATAAG CTGAGACACACACATGTTCAGGATGGTGAGGCTGGTGGTATCACACAGCAGATCGGAGCCACTAATGTGCCCCTGGAAACCATATTAGAACAAACCAAAATGGTGAAAAAT TTCGACAAGGAGAGCGTGAAGGTTCCTGGCATGCTCATTATTGACACACCTGGACACGAGTCCTTCAG TAATCTGAGGAACAGGGGTAGTTCTCTGTGTGACATCGCCATCCTGGTGGTGGATATCATGCACGGTTTAGAGCCACAGACAATCGAATCCATCAACCTGCTGAAGGAGAAGAAATGCCCCTTCATAGTAGCACTAAACAAG ATTGACCGTCTGTATGACTGGAAGAAGAGTCCAGACACGGATGTGGTGGCCACActgaaaaagcaaaagaaaaacaccaAGGATGAGTTTGATGAGAGGGCTAAAGCGGTCATCGTAGAGTTTGCGCAGCAG GGTCTAAACGCTGCCCTGTTCTACGAGAACAAAGACCCTCGTACATTTTTGTCTCTGGTTCCCACATCGGCCCACTCAGGTGATGGGATGGGAAACCTCATCGCGCTGCTGGTTGATCTCACTCAGACCATGCTGGCCCGTCGACTGGCTCATTGTGATGAACTTCGGGCGCAGGTCATGGAG GTAAAAGCTCTCCCTGGCATGGGCACGACGATAGATGTGATCCTGATCAACGGTGTTCTGCGGGAAGGGGAGACTATTATCGTCCCTGGTGTGGACGGACCAATCGTCACTCAGATCAGAGGGTTGCTTCTCCCACCACCTCTGAAAGAGCTCCGAGTGAAG AATCAGTATGAGAAGCATAAAGAAGTATCTACGGCTCAGGGAGTCAAGATCCTGGGGAAAGATCTGGAAAAGACGCTGGCAGGTCTGCCCCTGCTCGTCGCTCATAAAGAGGATGAAATTCCAGTGCTGAGG GACGAGTTGATCCGAGAGCTTAAACAGACTCTGAATGCCATAAAACTGGAGGAGAAGGGTGTATATGTGCAGGCCTCCACACTCGGCTCTCTGGAAGCTCTGCTGGAGTTCTTGCGTACATCCAAAGTGCCT TATGCTGGCATCAACATTGGACCTGTCCACAAGAAGGACGTCATGAAAGCTTCCACGATGTTGGAGCATGATCCACA GTATGCAGTGATCCTGGCGTTTGATGTAAAAATAGAGCGAGATTCTCAGGAGCTGGCCGACAGTCTCGGCGTGCGCATTTTCAGCGCTGAGATTATCTACCATCTGTTTGATGCCTTCACCAAATACAGAGAAGACTACAAGAAACAGAAACAGGATGAGTTCAA aCACATAGCTGTGTTCCCTTGTAAGCTGCGTATATTGCCCCAGTTCATCTTCAACTCCAGAGATCCCATTGTCATGGGCGTCACTGTGGAGGCTGGAGTGCTGAAAACAGGCACTCCGGTGTGTGTGCCCAGCAAAGGG TTTGTAGATATTGGCATTGTGACTGGTATTGAAATAAATCACAAGTCTGTAGACAGCGCTAAGAAAGGACAGGAGATTTGTGTGAAAATAGAGCCAATACCTGGAGAATCACCCAAGATGTACGGTCGACACTTTGAGGCTGTAGACCTCATTGTTAGCAAG ATCACCCGTCAGTCAATCGACGCTCTGAAGAACTGGTTCAGAGACGAGATGCAGAAATCGGACTGGCAATTAATCATGGAACTGAAGAAAACCTTTGAAATCATCTGA
- the lipt1 gene encoding lipoyltransferase 1, mitochondrial, producing the protein MMILRLSNRACVLSRSVRLKSTLSTFFDEVGKAGIILKSASTGIFENLALEDWIHDHVDLQNRSMLLLWRNSPVVVIGRHQNPWQECNLPLMRQLGIPLARRRSGGGTVFHDFGNINMTFFTSKKKYDRHRNLKVVTRALKALRPNLDVAATDRFDILLNGHYKISGTAAKLGRTSAYHHCTLLCSVNRSVLSTVLKSNISEVIKSNATPSVPSPVKNLLDVDPTLDSSTIMDAIASQYNNEFGFDGPVITVDPTHEALMPGIHKMAQDLQTWEWIYGRTPKFSVCTSLVVDDVTIKFDMDIKNGTVEQCAIEIPEGWLPPEMVNEFTSTLNGSKYCPNETAVLVAAFMRTRSMTEDVAEKIHRLCAAVVSVM; encoded by the coding sequence ATGATGATTTTGAGACTGTCAAACAGGGCATGTGTCCTCTCTCGATCAGTTCGCCTCAAAAGCACTTTGTCAACCTTCTTCGATGAGGTGGGAAAAGCTGGTATCATCCTCAAATCTGCGTCCACCGGTATATTTGAAAACCTGGCTTTAGAAGACTGGATTCACGATCACGTTGATCTGCAAAACAGAAGCATGTTGTTATTATGGAGAAATTCACCCGTGGTTGTCATAGGAAGGCATCAGAACCCCTGGCAAGAGTGTAACCTGCCCTTGATGAGACAGTTGGGGATCCCGCTAGCGAGACGTCGCAGTGGAGGTGGGACGGTTTTCCACGATTTTGGAAACATCAATATGACCTTCTTCACCTCCAAGAAGAAATACGACCGTCACAGAAACCTCAAAGTCGTTACTAGGGCATTAAAAGCACTGAGACCCAATCTAGATGTTGCAGCGACAGACagatttgatattttgttaaatgGCCATTACAAGATTTCAGGCACTGCTGCCAAATTAGGCAGAACCTCTGCTTATCATCATTGTACATTGTTATGTTCTGTTAACCGTTCAGTGTTGTCCACAGTCTTGAAGAGTAACATTTCTGAAGTTATCAAAAGCAATGCTACTCCAAGCGTGCCTTCCCCTGTCAAAAACCTTTTGGATGTGGATCCCACTCTTGATTCCAGCACTATCATGGATGCTATTGCTTCCCAGTACAATAACGAATTTGGCTTTGACGGCCCGGTCATCACAGTGGACCCCACTCATGAAGCTCTCATGCCTGGCATTCATAAGATGGCACAGGATCTGCAGACGTGGGAGTGGATTTATGGCAGAACTCCAAAATTTAGTGTTTGCACATCTTTAGTGGTGGATGACGTGACTATTAAGTTTGATATGGACATCAAAAATGGTACTGTGGAACAATGTGCTATTGAAATCCCAGAAGGCTGGCTTCCTCCAGAGATGGTGAATGAGTTTACATCAACTTTGAATGGCAGCAAATACTGTCCAAATGAAACGGCAGTGCTGGTGGCGGCATTCATGAGAACTCGTTCAATGACAGAGGATGTTGCTGAGAAGATTCATAGATTGTGTGCTGCTGTGGTTtcagtaatgtaa